In Sphingomonas oryzagri, the genomic stretch CCTCCACCTTGGCCTTCTTGCGGAGGCCGGCGGTGTCGATCAGGCGGACCTCGCGGAACCGGCCCTCGGGCGACGGCCACATCCAGTCGACCGCGATCGAATCGCGGGTGATGCCGGCTTCCGGCCCGGTGATCATCCGCTCTTCCTGCAGGAACTGGTTGACCAGGGTGGACTTGCCCGCGTTGGGGCGGCCGACGATGGCGAGCTTCAGGATGCGGTCGGGATCGTCCTCATCCTCTTCCTCCTCCTCGAAATCCTGGCGGTCGATATAGGGGAGCAAAGCGGTGAACAGGTCGCCCATGCCCTCGCCATGTTCGGCGGACAGCGCGATCGGATCGCCGAGGCCCAGCGCGAAGCTCTCCATGATGCCCGGCTCGGCGGCCTTGCCCTCCGCCTTGTTGCAGGCGAGCACGATCGGCGTGTCGGAGCCGCGCAGCCATTGCGCCACCGTCTCGTCGAGCGGGGTCACGCCGGCGCGCGCGTCGATCATGAAGATGGCGGCGTCGGCCTGCGCGACGGCGGCTTCCGTCTGCGCGCGCATCCGGCCCGGCAGGCTCTGCGGGTCGTCGCTCTCGAAGCCGGCGGTGTCGACGATGCGGAAGGGCACGCCGAGCAGATCGGCATCGCCCTCGCGCCGGTCGCGGGTCACGCCGGGGCGATCGTCCACCAGCGCGATGCGCTTGCCGACGAGGCGGTTGAACAGGGTCGATTTGCCGACATTGGGTCGGCCGACGATGGCGACGGTGGGCAGCTTGGCCATGCGGCTCCTTTAGGGCCGATCATGGCCGGAATCATAGCCCTCTCCCGCAACATGCGGGAGAGGGCCTCGCGTATCTTACCGCCAGGCCGACAGGCGGCCGTCGCTCGACAGCAGGTACATCGTGTTGTTCGCCACCACCGGCGGCAGCGTGAACGGGGCCTTGGCGGCCTTCTCGACGCCGATCGGCTTGCCGTCGGTCGCCGAGACGTAGCCGAGGCCACCCAGCGAATTGGTCAGCGCCAGGCGGCCGTTGACCAGCACCGGGCCGCTCCAGAAGATCATGCCGGTCTTCTTCTTTTCCTTCTTCCAGCGCTGCAGCTGGGTGGTCCAGCGGATCTTGCCCGTAGTCCGCTCGATGCAATAGAGCTTGGCGTCGTCGGCGACCACGAACAGCCAGTCACCGGCAAGCGCGGGCGTCGAGATGCCGCCGATATTCACTTCCCACAGCCGCTGGCCGGTGACGAGATCGAGCGCGATCATGCGGCCGCCCGCGCCCACCGCATAGACGCGGCTTTCATCGACGACGGGGCTGGCATCGATGTCGGTGACGTCGCCCACGGTGGTGGACATCGAGGTGCGGGTCAGCGCGTCCTGCCACACGACGCGGCCGTTCTCGTAACGATAGGCGTCGAGATCGCCCGAGGAGAAGCCGGCGATCACCGTGGCGCGCGCGATCGCGGGCGCGCCGGTGCCGAACACGCCCGCCGTTTCCAGCGGGCCGGAGGCAGTCCACTGGGTGCTGCCGTCCGTCTCGTTCAGCGCGAAGATCTGGTTGTCGGCGCTCATCACGTAGACCGAGCCGTTGGCGATCGAGGGCGAGCCGCGCAGCGGGCCACCCGGCGTCACCTGCCAGCCGAGCTTGCCGGTCGCCGCGTCGATCTGCGCCACTTCGCCGAGACCGCTGGTCGCGTAGAGCTTGCCGCCCTCGTAGCTGACGCCGCCGCCGAAGAGGGAGCGGCTGTAATGCTTCTCCTCCTTCATGCCGATGAAGCCCATCACGCCCGCCTGCTTCAACTTGGGGCCGGGCTTGGCCTTGAGCTGGGTTGCCCACAGCTCGCGGCCGGACTGGGCGTCATACGCGTGAACGCGGGCCTGCGCGTCGATGACGAAGAGGTGGCCATCGGCGATCACCGGCGTCGCGGCGAGCCGCTCGTCCTTGCCCGCCTTGCCGAGATTGACGTCCCACACGCGGGTGGGCGTGGCGCCGAGCGCGAGGTTGCCCATCGCCTTCTGCGCGTTGCCGCCGGGCTGCGTCCAGTTCGCGTTGACCTCCGCCGGGGGCAGCGCCACCGGGGTCGCGGCAATCGAGGCGTCGGTGCCCGCGCTGCTTTCCTGCGTCAGCACCGGGATGCGTTCGCCGAGCACCGCCGTCTTGGGGCCTTTGTCGCCATGGCCCTTGAAGACGCTGCAGCCCGTCAGCAGCATCGCCGCCGCGAGCGTGCCCGCGATCGATACCCGACGCCCATAATTCATGCCGTTCCGCCCCATCATACGATTCATCAATCCCGTCCGATCGCCCGTTTCCATCACGAGGCCGGCATGTCCTGAGGCTGAACGGCCTCGTAGCCGAGATCCGCCGCGAGCTGCCCCACGCGCATACGCAGCGAGGCCGGCACGCTCTTGTCCTTGGTCATCGCCACGAACAGTTCGCCCGCCTTCTTCGGCTGGTTGAGCTTCATCCAGGCGAGGCCGGTCATCTCCCCGGCGCTGCCGAACCACGGATTGCCGGTCTGCGCGAGCGGCTTCAGCCGGTCGATGACCTGCTGCGGCGGCAGCGTGTCGAACTGGATCGTGGTGGCGCGCACCAGCGCGACATCGCGCAGCGGCTGCGGCACCGAACCATCCTGCGACAGCTTCAGGAAGGCGTCGGCGCCCTCCTTGTCCTTGCGCTCGCGCACCAGCAGGTCCGCCTGGAGCATACGGGAAAGCGGCGCATAGCCCTCCGCCCCGCTGCCGGCGATCGTCGCGAGCTGCTTCTTCGCATCATCGTCCTTGCCGCCGGAGATCGACGCCATCGCGGCCATGAACGCGTCGCCACGCTCCGCGGCGACCGACGCCTGGTGGGCGCGCCACCAGAGCGTGCCACCGAAGGCGGCGAGCGCCAGCAGCACGATCACGCCGACGATCACGCCATAGCGGCGGGCCAGTTTCGCCGTCTGCTCGCGGCGGACTTCCTCGTCCACTTCGCGGATGAAGGCTTCGTTGTTCACGGGCGTGAGTGCCAATCAAATTCTCCAGCAGGGCGTGCGCGCCCTCAAAATTCGGCGGACCTTAGCGATGAGTCGGGCCGAACGGAACAGCTACTTGGGGGCGTATGTCTCGGCCGCGGTGGGAAAGGCGCGCGAGCGCACCTCGGCGGCATAGCTCTCGGCCGCGGACGCGATGCGGCCGGCGAGATCGTCATAGCGCTTCACGAAACGCGCGGTGCGCTCGAACATGCCCAGCATGTCGTCGATCACCAGCACCTGCCCGTCACATTCCACCGACGCGCCGATGCCGATCGTCGGACAGGTGACCTCCCTGGTGATCTTCGCCGCAATCGGCTCGACCACGCCCTCGATCACCAGCAGGAAGGCACCGGCATCCGAGATCGCCTTCGCGTCGCGAAGGATCTTGGCCTCCTCCTCCGCGCTGCGGCCGCGCGCGCCGTATCCGCCGAGCGCGTTAACCGCCTGCGGGGTGAGGCCGACATGGCCGCATACCGGAATGCCGCGCTGGGCGAGGAAGGCGACGGTCGGCGCCATCGCCTCGCCGCCCTCCAGCTTGACGCCGGCCGCGCCCGTTTCCGCCATGATCCGCGAGGCCGAGGCGAAGGCCTGTTCGGGGCTCTGCTCGTAGCTGCCGAACGGCATGTCGATGATGACGACCGAATGATAGGAGCCGCGCACCACCGCCGCGCCATGCGCGCACATCATGTCGAGCGTGACCTGCAGCGTGGAAGGCAGGCCGTAGATCACCTGCCCCAGACTGTCGCCGACCAGCAGCACGTCGCAATGCGGATCGAGCAGCTGCGCCATGCGCGCGGTGTAGGCGGTGAGCATGACGATCGGCTGGCCGCCCTTGCGCTGGCCGATGGCCGGCACGGTGAGCCGCTTCATCGGCGCCGGCGTCGGGTGCGCGCGGCTCGTCGAGGTGTCGAGCGTGAAGGTGGTGGACATGGGCGGGAGGCCTAGCCTGCGGGCGGCGGGAAGTCGAGGATGGCGGCGGTATAGTCCTCCACCACCAGACTGAACGGCGTGCCGTCGGGCGTCGCCAGCACCGCGCGATGCTCCAGCACGTGGTGTGGGATGGCGAGCGGCGTGGTCCCGTGTGGCGGACCGGGCAGGCGGCTCATCT encodes the following:
- the der gene encoding ribosome biogenesis GTPase Der, with the translated sequence MAKLPTVAIVGRPNVGKSTLFNRLVGKRIALVDDRPGVTRDRREGDADLLGVPFRIVDTAGFESDDPQSLPGRMRAQTEAAVAQADAAIFMIDARAGVTPLDETVAQWLRGSDTPIVLACNKAEGKAAEPGIMESFALGLGDPIALSAEHGEGMGDLFTALLPYIDRQDFEEEEEDEDDPDRILKLAIVGRPNAGKSTLVNQFLQEERMITGPEAGITRDSIAVDWMWPSPEGRFREVRLIDTAGLRKKAKVEDKLEKLSASDTMRAVDFAEVVVLLLDATRGLEAQDLRIADHVLQEGRALVIALNKWDVAEGQSALFNGVKAALEEGLAQVKGVPLIAVSAATGKGLDQLLGAAFETRDAWSKRVSTGQLNRWFEKAIEKNPPPAPGGKRIKLRFITQAKTRPPGFVLFGTRVDELPMSYQRYLINGIRKELGFGAVPVRLTLRAPKNPFGDKKGE
- the panB gene encoding 3-methyl-2-oxobutanoate hydroxymethyltransferase; this translates as MSTTFTLDTSTSRAHPTPAPMKRLTVPAIGQRKGGQPIVMLTAYTARMAQLLDPHCDVLLVGDSLGQVIYGLPSTLQVTLDMMCAHGAAVVRGSYHSVVIIDMPFGSYEQSPEQAFASASRIMAETGAAGVKLEGGEAMAPTVAFLAQRGIPVCGHVGLTPQAVNALGGYGARGRSAEEEAKILRDAKAISDAGAFLLVIEGVVEPIAAKITREVTCPTIGIGASVECDGQVLVIDDMLGMFERTARFVKRYDDLAGRIASAAESYAAEVRSRAFPTAAETYAPK
- a CDS encoding tetratricopeptide repeat protein; the encoded protein is MALTPVNNEAFIREVDEEVRREQTAKLARRYGVIVGVIVLLALAAFGGTLWWRAHQASVAAERGDAFMAAMASISGGKDDDAKKQLATIAGSGAEGYAPLSRMLQADLLVRERKDKEGADAFLKLSQDGSVPQPLRDVALVRATTIQFDTLPPQQVIDRLKPLAQTGNPWFGSAGEMTGLAWMKLNQPKKAGELFVAMTKDKSVPASLRMRVGQLAADLGYEAVQPQDMPAS
- a CDS encoding outer membrane protein assembly factor BamB family protein, yielding MNYGRRVSIAGTLAAAMLLTGCSVFKGHGDKGPKTAVLGERIPVLTQESSAGTDASIAATPVALPPAEVNANWTQPGGNAQKAMGNLALGATPTRVWDVNLGKAGKDERLAATPVIADGHLFVIDAQARVHAYDAQSGRELWATQLKAKPGPKLKQAGVMGFIGMKEEKHYSRSLFGGGVSYEGGKLYATSGLGEVAQIDAATGKLGWQVTPGGPLRGSPSIANGSVYVMSADNQIFALNETDGSTQWTASGPLETAGVFGTGAPAIARATVIAGFSSGDLDAYRYENGRVVWQDALTRTSMSTTVGDVTDIDASPVVDESRVYAVGAGGRMIALDLVTGQRLWEVNIGGISTPALAGDWLFVVADDAKLYCIERTTGKIRWTTQLQRWKKEKKKTGMIFWSGPVLVNGRLALTNSLGGLGYVSATDGKPIGVEKAAKAPFTLPPVVANNTMYLLSSDGRLSAWR